CGCGGTTAGTTTATTCAGTGCCTGAACACCCAATTGCACAAACGCATCCAGCGTGGATTTTAATTTGTCCAGTGCCTGAGTGCCTAACTGGGCAAATATATCAAGCGGGGCGGTTAATTTATTCAGTGCCTGAACGCCCAATTGCACAAACGCATCCAGGGTGGATTTTAATTTGTCCAGTGCCTGAGTGCCTAACTGGGCAAATATATCAAGCGGGGCGGTTAATTTATTCAGTGCTTGAACGCCCAATTGCACAAACGCATCCAGTGTGGATTTTAATTTGTCCAGTGCCTGAACACCTAATTGTGCGAAGAAATTCAGACTGGCTTTTAATTCTTCAAACGCTTTAAGTCCCAATTGAACAAACACATCCAAAGGATATGTTAGTTTATTCAGAGCCTGAGTACCTAACTGCACAAAAGCATTCAAGCTGGATTTTAAGGTTTCCAGCGCCTGACGACCCAGCTCCGCAAATGTATTCAGGCTGGATTTCAATGTTTCCAATGCCTTAATACCTACCTGCGCAAAAGTATTCAAACTGGACTTTAAGGTATCCAGAGCCTGACGACCCAGTTCTGCAAACTGATTCAGGCTACCTCTTAGATCAACAAAAATTTGAATCCCAACTTGGGCAAAAATATTCAGGCTGGCTCGTAATTCAACAAACGCCCTGACACCCAGTTGCACAAAAAAGTTCAGGCTGGCCCGTAATTCAACAAACGCCCTGACGCCCAGTTGCACAAAAAAGTTCAAACTGGCTCGTAACTCAACAAACGCCCTGACGCCCAGTTGCACAAAAAAGTTCAGGCTGGCTCGTAACTCAACAAACGCCCTGACGCCCAGTTGCACAAAAAAGTTCAAACTGGCTCGTAACTCAACAAACGCCCTGACGCCCAGTTGCACAAAGAAATTCAGGCTAGCTCGTAACTCAACAAACGCCCTGACGCCCAGTTGCACAAAAAAGTTCAAACTGGCTCGTAACTCAACAAACGCCCTGACGCCCAGTTGCACAAAAAAGTTCAAACTGGCTCGTAACTCAACAAACGCCCTGACGCCCAGTTGCACAAAAAAGTTCAGGCTGGCTCGTAACTCAACAAACGCCCTGACGCCCAGTTGCACAAAGAAATTCAGGCTGGCTCGTAACTCAACAAACGCCCTGACGCCCAGTTGTACAAAGAAATTCAGGCTGGTTCGTAACTCAACAAACGCCCTGACGCCCAGTTGCACAAAAAAGTTCAGGCTGGCTCGTAGCTCAACAAACGCCCTAACACCCAGTTGCACAAAAAAGTTCAGGCTGGCTCTTAATTCAGCAAAGGCCTGAATGCCCAATTGAGCAAATAGATTCAAATTAACTCTTAAAGAGTCAAATACGCTTATGCCAAGATTGCCAAAAATTTGTAGATAACCAACCAGCATTTGAAATACGACTTTGACTGAACCCGTAGTTAATTTCAAAACGGCATTAATTCTATTCAGAATACCAAATAGAATCGTTATTCTTGGGTTAATATTAATGACCAATTTATCTAACAATGAAAAATTGTTAGTCATATTCCCGGTGACACCAAGATTAAATTCATTTTTTTTACTGGATGAATTTTCTTGTTTAATAATCTGGGTAGTTTGAATAATATTAGCTGATTGATTGGCGGCACTCACCTGCATAACTTTTGAGGTGTTTTGCCGCGCAGAGAAAGATTGTTTAATTGTTTGATTATAGGCTTTAAGATCAGCACGCATACGCGCAGTTTCCTGCGCATAACCGACAATGGGTTTTAATCCTTCAACCGTCTTATTGAGCTTTTTAAACTGGTTATGAACTTTATCGACTGAACCTACCAGTTTTTTCTGATACTGTTGAAAAGATTTAAAGGAACTGGTCAGCTTTCCTACGGCACCCAGCACCTTATCTAGCTGCGACTGTATATTACTCATTTTCTGCACCACTTCTTAAAATGGCCCGATGTCGCCAGTCCAATAGTTCCGACAGTGACATTTCATCTGTCACTGTCGGTGACCAATGAAAAACGGTGGCGATATCTGCCACCAGTTCATCAACGGTTAATCGTTCTGGGAATCGGACTTGACCGACTTCGGCAACAAAAAATTGACCACCTCCACACTGAGATTAATCAGATCACCCGGTGACATCATCATCAGGTCATTTTTGGTCAATGCAGGGGTGGTCACACGCGGCAGGACCAGCAGCATAGAATCCACATCCATTTCCAGCAGAGCCTGTAAACGTGCACCGCGCAACGCGCCGCTGTTCGGTTTGCGTATCATCACTTCCGTGATTTCGCCGTTGCCCCGCGCCAGTGGTGCTTCCAGTTCGATGGTGCGCAGATCGTCATTTTGAGTGTTCAGTGTTTCTGTCATGGTTCAACCTTGTTTATCCGATAAGATAACCTGTCTCAACCGACACGAAGAGACAGGAAATACGTTTTTAAAAAAGCTAATGGCTAAAAGAGCGATTAAAAAAGACCGATAGCGCGGCGATGCTGCTCCAGACGATCGATTCCGCCGACTTTCTCAACCATGTTGACGGTGTCGATTTCAATCAGTTCTTCACCATCCCATGTCAGTTTGAAGTAAGTGTTTTTGGCGGTGATTTTGGTCTGTGTGTTATCACCTTGTTTATACGTGCCGTGATCGAACTCCTGGAAACGACCACGCATCACAACTTCAACGGCAACGACGTCACCGGTGTCATCACGCTCAAAAGAGCCGGCGAAGCGCAGCATGACGCCATCGGCTTTTGCGATGCCCCACTGTTTGTAAAGTTGGGCTTCAATGCCGCCCAGAGTGAATTCCGCATCCAATGCGCCTTCATCCAGACCCAGATCCACCATTGCGCTGCCGTTCATGCCGGCTCCGCGATAGGCTTCCAGCTTGCGGCTTAACTTCGGAAGCGTCAGTTCTTCCACGATCCCCTGATAGTTGTTGCCATCATTGAACAAGTTCAGGTATTTGAGTTTGCGAGGTAATGCCATCAGTTAGCCCCTTAATTATTGATACTTTTCGCGAAATCCATCAGGTAACTATCTGTAATGCGCTGGCGTAACATCATGTTTTCCAGTGGCGGTACAGGTGTATAGTCGTAATCGATGGTCAGTTTGCCGGCTTTCAGGGTGTCCTTGTCATTCGCCTTGTCGTCATACCAGCAGCGGCCATCAATGATGTAACCACCGGCTTTCAGTTCGCGGAACTTGGCATTAATGCCTTCGATAATGTCGCGCACCAGTGATGGCGTCAGCGGTTTATCGATAGCCCACATATGGGATTCAGCCATAGTGTCAGCCAGAACCTGAGCGGTACGGGTGTAGCTTTCGAACTGGAACAGAGGATCATCCGCACAAGTACGGGAACCCCAGAAACGGAAACCGTTTTTGCGGATAAGCGTAGTCACGCCCGCTTTGTTCAGCAGATCAGCGTCAGTTGCGGTATCTTGCAGATCCCAGAAAACGTCAGCAGACAGGCCAGTCACACCGTTGACACCCACGTTGGACAGCGTTTTATGCCAGCCGGTTTCCTGATCGATTTTGGCGCGCAGGCCCAGAGCACGGGCGGTCGCATAAGCGATAGCTTCGCTGTTGGTCACGGTATCCCAGCTCAAGAAATCAGGCCAAATCAGCATCAGCTCACGCTGATTGAAATTGTCGCGATACTTGATCACTTCTGAGATATTTTTGCAGCCATAAGCGCTGACATAGGCCATTGCTTTCAGTTTCTGAGCAACGCTTGCCAGTTCAACAGCCACTGCTTTTGAATCCAGACCCGGAATCCCCAAAATGCGAGGCTTAACACCGAGCTGGCTTTGTGCCGCCAACAGTGCCTGCATACCAGTTTTCTTACCTGCATCAGTGACACCACCGATGAGGTTAGAAATGGTGGCTTCTTCAGACTCGCCCTCAGCAACACGCACAACAACAGTGACAGGTTGAGCTTGAGCTGCGATTGCTTTCAGTGATGCGGACAACGTCCCTTTTTTCCCGGCTTTACCACTGGCGCTCATAACGTCAGTAAGCAGAACGGGAGTATCTAATGGAAATGTTTTTTCGTCTGCGTCAGGGGCAGTACACACCATACCTACGATAGCGGTGCTAACGGTAGTGATGGTACGAGTACCTTCGTTAATTTCCTGTACACGGACGCCGTGATGATAGTCTTGTGCCATATTAGCGGTTCTCCTGTTAAGGTGTGCTGATATATTGGCGGATTGGACGGGGGAAATCATTCGATTGGGGATGTGTGGGGGAAGGTACAAATGTGTAATGAAATTTTTGTTAATAATCAATTGACTGAGTCTAAATTTAATAATTTTTGGTTGGATTTAGGGGGATTAAGCGGTTTCGTTGGTTGCAACCTTAAATTGATTGAATAATGGTCTTGTTTTGATTATTTATTGATCTTAATTTGGTTCAAAATTTATCCTTCTTAGTGTTATTCGGTGTAATTTTAAATTTTGGTTATTTTTTGACAGGTTAAAATGGGTTATTTTTGCCATTGGAGTTTGGTTTTCAGGGTACAGGGAATGGGATCTTGTTTGGATCGTAAGGATCTTGGTGGTTGTGAAAAACCTCGGTTTGTCGAAAACGGTAGAGCGGGCGGAGAATGCACAGCCTCGCGGTAATTATGCTGATAAATCCACCAAGAGCACTCAGGCGTTTGAATCCAATGTGCAGGCGTGGGGAGGAGTCGCAGCAACAATCGACCGTACCGCGATGTATCTGATGAACGACAATAACGGAGCGGGATTAAATTTTTGGGATGGAACGCAATTTCAGGGGCTAGCACGATATCCGGGGCGGGCGGGCACGTTGGCGCTAACCCGTGATTTATTTGGTGTGGGACAATCATGGGTTGATTTAACTGGAAGCTGTCGCGCAGGTGTTAACTATAAAAATGAGACTGGTCGCACCATATGCGTTTTTGTTCGTTTGGGAATGGCTACCACACAAACGACAGAGATTCGGGTTAATGGAACCGTTGCGGGACTGTGGACATCATCTGGTGGAAATCAACATACATCACAGGGTGCATTCGCCATTGTTCCGCCGGAGGCGCATTATAGCGCGACGGCAACACAGGGGGATTCCACGGTATTGAATTGGTCGGAGTTACGATAATGCATTACTACATTAATGAAAACACGCGGGAAATTTACGCGTACGAAAATGAGATTGATAGTCTGGAATTAACCCCCATTCCAGAAGCGGAGGCGCTGGCGATTGCCAATCCTCCGCCCACCGCAGAACAACTGCGCGAACAGGCTACATTCCAGAAACAATACCTCATGTCTCAAGCGTCAAACTCAATAGCCCCGCTGCAATACGCCGTTGATCTCGATATGGCAACGGACGGAGAACGGGCCGCACTGACAGCGTGGAAAAAATACTGTGTGCTATTGAACCGTGTAGACTGTTCGGCAGCACCAAATATTGACTGGCCTAACGCGCCAGAATGATTATTAGGGGCATCGCGCCCCTTTGTTTATTCCGGCTGTTCCGGCCATTGGATATCGGGCGCGGTAGAGCAATCAACCCGATTGAGCAGCACCCTGTAGCGTCGCCATTCGGTTAATGCGGATTTTTCGGCATTGGTGGCGATCCCCAAATCTACGGCATCCTGACAGATATCGATTTTTTCTGCGGCTGTTTTCAGTCGGTGCCGTTTCTGAGATTCAGCCAGTTGCTGTAGCTGCTCCAGCGTTGGCGGCGGATTAGTTATTTTTAACATCTCCTCGTAGCTGATGGGCTTTTTATTGCCTATCAACTCATCCTGAGAACCATCCATAGGGTAGCCGTAAACCTCACCGCGCGGATCTAAAAAATATTTATATTTCACTATCGCAGCTCCCACCATGCGTTAATTTCTCCACCAAATTCCGTCGTCACGGTATATGTCGCCCCAACAGGAATTATTGTGCTGCCTGCACCACGCTGGGCACCGCCACTATTGGCACCTCGTATCAGAGGCAGCTTGATGACGTTTCCATTTTGACTAAATGCAATGCTGGCGCTCGACTGTTCTGTGCCACCATTGGAGTCTCTGGCTACGAATACCGCTATAAATATTGGGCGCCCTGTATGATTGGTATACCACGCACCCGCCGATCTATTTCCAGTGACATTAACCCATGACTGTGAGTAACCAATCCCGTGACCATTGATGGTGTCAGTCACTGATTTCTGACTCATAACCGACGACGTTGATTGCCCTGTTGACTGAACGATATGAGTCTGTGCCGGAATGTCATCCAGATATGCAATGGTCCCGTGTTTTTGCTGTAGATACGCATTATTCCACTGTTCTGAGCCGACACGACTCGTAATCCGAGGGCGTGAATCATTAGCGTTAATTTCTATTGTTGACACCGCTCTGGCACGCACTATCCCGGCGGCGGTAATCTCGCCCGACGTCTCTCCACCTGTTTTGTTAAATTTTTTGTTCAGCGCGTCAGTCACCGATTTTTGACTCATTACGCTAGCTGTTGATTGTCCCACAGACTGAACGATGTTCGTTGGCGGTGTTGGAGTAGGAATGTCATCCAACAATGCGATCGTGCCGTTTTTTTGCGGAATATACGCATGAAACCACGCAGCGTCCCCGATGCGGCTGGTTAGCTCGGGGACAGCTGTGCTTTTAATCTCAACTGTAGACCGCCCCGTTGACCTGATAATATTGGCCCCTGTAATTTCACCAGTAGCATTAATGTAACCTGCAATATCTCCACCTGTTTTCGGATAGGCATTTCCCGCCCGCTCCACCGTTTCCGCCAAACCGAGGTTTTTCACAAACTCATCTCGATTAGGAATATCAGCACCATTTTTGCTTTTCTCCAAACGAGCATTTGCTAAGTTTTTCGCTTCATTCACCCGGGCATCAGTTTCACCTTTGTTATACGCACCAACATCCCCCGCATTCAGTGAAATATCCGCATTCAGCGCTTTGCCATTGACCTTACGACCGGAAGGAACGCGACCATTCGCATTATCATTTGCGGCATTTGCCTGAGCTTTCGCCTCATTCACCCGTGCATCAGTTTCACCTTTGTTATACGCACCAACATCCCCTGCATTCAGTGAAATATCAGCACTCAACGCCTTACCATTTACCTTACGGCCAGAAGGAACGCGGCCATTGGCATTATCATTTGCGGCTTTTGCCTGGGCTTTCGCCTCATTTACCCGCGCATCGGTCTCGGTTTTGTTATAAGCATCCACATCCCCCGCGCGAAGATCGATATCCGCAGTTAATGCCTTACCATTCACCTTACGCCCTGCCGGAACGCGGCCATTCGCGTTATTA
This genomic interval from Xenorhabdus doucetiae contains the following:
- a CDS encoding tail fiber assembly protein, translating into MKYKYFLDPRGEVYGYPMDGSQDELIGNKKPISYEEMLKITNPPPTLEQLQQLAESQKRHRLKTAAEKIDICQDAVDLGIATNAEKSALTEWRRYRVLLNRVDCSTAPDIQWPEQPE
- a CDS encoding phage tail sheath protein, with amino-acid sequence MAQDYHHGVRVQEINEGTRTITTVSTAIVGMVCTAPDADEKTFPLDTPVLLTDVMSASGKAGKKGTLSASLKAIAAQAQPVTVVVRVAEGESEEATISNLIGGVTDAGKKTGMQALLAAQSQLGVKPRILGIPGLDSKAVAVELASVAQKLKAMAYVSAYGCKNISEVIKYRDNFNQRELMLIWPDFLSWDTVTNSEAIAYATARALGLRAKIDQETGWHKTLSNVGVNGVTGLSADVFWDLQDTATDADLLNKAGVTTLIRKNGFRFWGSRTCADDPLFQFESYTRTAQVLADTMAESHMWAIDKPLTPSLVRDIIEGINAKFRELKAGGYIIDGRCWYDDKANDKDTLKAGKLTIDYDYTPVPPLENMMLRQRITDSYLMDFAKSINN
- a CDS encoding phage tail protein codes for the protein MSTKFFALLTQLGADKLANAAALGTKIEITHMAVGDGGGSLPTPDTKQTKLINEKRRAAINTLSIDPKNTNQIIAEQVIPENEGGWWIREIGLFDKDGILIAVGNCAETYKPQLQEGSGRTQTIRMILIVSSADAVTLKVDPSVVLATREYVDNSITKHANSRNHPDATLKEKGFVILSSAVDSNSETHAATPKAVKAAYDFANAANNNANGRVPAGRKVNGKALTADIDLRAGDVDAYNKTETDARVNEAKAQAKAANDNANGRVPSGRKVNGKALSADISLNAGDVGAYNKGETDARVNEAKAQANAANDNANGRVPSGRKVNGKALNADISLNAGDVGAYNKGETDARVNEAKNLANARLEKSKNGADIPNRDEFVKNLGLAETVERAGNAYPKTGGDIAGYINATGEITGANIIRSTGRSTVEIKSTAVPELTSRIGDAAWFHAYIPQKNGTIALLDDIPTPTPPTNIVQSVGQSTASVMSQKSVTDALNKKFNKTGGETSGEITAAGIVRARAVSTIEINANDSRPRITSRVGSEQWNNAYLQQKHGTIAYLDDIPAQTHIVQSTGQSTSSVMSQKSVTDTINGHGIGYSQSWVNVTGNRSAGAWYTNHTGRPIFIAVFVARDSNGGTEQSSASIAFSQNGNVIKLPLIRGANSGGAQRGAGSTIIPVGATYTVTTEFGGEINAWWELR
- a CDS encoding tail fiber assembly protein, whose product is MHYYINENTREIYAYENEIDSLELTPIPEAEALAIANPPPTAEQLREQATFQKQYLMSQASNSIAPLQYAVDLDMATDGERAALTAWKKYCVLLNRVDCSAAPNIDWPNAPE
- a CDS encoding GpE family phage tail protein, which translates into the protein MADIATVFHWSPTVTDEMSLSELLDWRHRAILRSGAENE
- a CDS encoding phage tail assembly protein — translated: MTETLNTQNDDLRTIELEAPLARGNGEITEVMIRKPNSGALRGARLQALLEMDVDSMLLVLPRVTTPALTKNDLMMMSPGDLINLSVEVVNFLLPKSVKSDSQND
- a CDS encoding phage tail protein translates to MSNIQSQLDKVLGAVGKLTSSFKSFQQYQKKLVGSVDKVHNQFKKLNKTVEGLKPIVGYAQETARMRADLKAYNQTIKQSFSARQNTSKVMQVSAANQSANIIQTTQIIKQENSSSKKNEFNLGVTGNMTNNFSLLDKLVININPRITILFGILNRINAVLKLTTGSVKVVFQMLVGYLQIFGNLGISVFDSLRVNLNLFAQLGIQAFAELRASLNFFVQLGVRAFVELRASLNFFVQLGVRAFVELRTSLNFFVQLGVRAFVELRASLNFFVQLGVRAFVELRASLNFFVQLGVRAFVELRASLNFFVQLGVRAFVELRASLNFFVQLGVRAFVELRASLNFFVQLGVRAFVELRASLNFFVQLGVRAFVELRASLNFFVQLGVRAFVELRASLNFFVQLGVRAFVELRASLNFFVQLGVRAFVELRASLNIFAQVGIQIFVDLRGSLNQFAELGRQALDTLKSSLNTFAQVGIKALETLKSSLNTFAELGRQALETLKSSLNAFVQLGTQALNKLTYPLDVFVQLGLKAFEELKASLNFFAQLGVQALDKLKSTLDAFVQLGVQALNKLTAPLDIFAQLGTQALDKLKSTLDAFVQLGVQALNKLTAPLDIFAQLGTQALDKLKSTLDAFVQLGVQALNKLTAPLDVFARLGTQALDKLKSTLDAFVQLGVQALNKLTAPLDVFAQLGTQALDKLKSTLDAFVQLGVQALNKLTAPLDVFAQLGTQALDKLKSTLDAFVQLGVQALNKLTAPLDIFTQIGSQALEDLRANINKFAEVGIQALENLNVGLKAFAQLGTEALEALRAAMDFFGKTGNKVFGSLNDGADLLSNKGGKDTFGNQRKGLGLLGNIGQKVFGVLGSGINILASVGVKGLSFLSGAFSVLGKAIMFIGRAMMANPILAIIGIIAMAAIYIWQNWESLGPKFTALWESIKNIFSGAWEGIKNLVNTAWEGIKSYFMNGGLIGIIYQNWDAIKQSASEVWEGIKAKISEVWESVKQNTLEIWESVKKSISDKWNEIVADVQAIPEKLKAAGSEMIDGLLTGIQEKWEALKGKISSITDIFKSWWSGDDKKEVTVKTSQEITQSETAEKAKQVSGLYDGGGVIPAGKIGIVGEYGPELVNGRADVTSRKKTAKFAAVGLAVSSMSLPVAAQDAPLHAQSLPAHAYEEVQVKQARSQPQQSSAAPQYNIYVYGSQGQSAQDIARMVRQELEQRERAQQARMRSSYSDREEFFS
- a CDS encoding phage major tail tube protein; translated protein: MALPRKLKYLNLFNDGNNYQGIVEELTLPKLSRKLEAYRGAGMNGSAMVDLGLDEGALDAEFTLGGIEAQLYKQWGIAKADGVMLRFAGSFERDDTGDVVAVEVVMRGRFQEFDHGTYKQGDNTQTKITAKNTYFKLTWDGEELIEIDTVNMVEKVGGIDRLEQHRRAIGLF